The nucleotide sequence CCCGGTCACGGAGACCGGCAGTTCGCCGACCGGGTTGTCGCGGTCGGCGCGGGCGACGGCCTCGCGGAGCGCAGCGGCCGCCTGCTCGGGCGGGATATCGCCCACCCAGGCGCCCATGGCCGACTCCGAGCCGGCCAGGAACTTCAGCTTATCCGCGCCGCGGCGGGGCGAGGTCAGCTGCAGCATGAGGCGGATCTCGTCTCGGCGAACGCCGACGGGAGCCTGGTGCCACGCGGCGATGTACGGCGTGGGGGAGTCGTAGAGCGCATCCACCCCGCGCAGCACCCGGAGGTAGAGCGTGGCCAGCTCGTCCCGCTCGGCGGCGTTGGTCTCGGAGATGTCGGCGACGTGGCGGTGCGGGAGCACGTGGATCTCGACCGGCCAGCGCGCGGCGAACGGCACGTATGCCGTCCAGTGCTCTCCGGCGAGGACGACGCGCTCGCTGGCGCGCTCCCGCTCCAGGATGTCGGCGAACAGCGTCGGTCCGTACGCGTCGAGCGAGCGGATGAGCGCGGAGGTGCGCGGCGTGATGTACGGGTAGGCGTAGATCTGCCCGTGCGGATGGTGCAGCGTGACGCCGATCGCCTCGCCGCGGTTCTCGAACGGGAACACCTGCCGGACGCCGGGGAGTGCGGAGAGTTCGGTGGTGCGGTCCGCCCACGCCTCGATGACCGTGCGTGCGCGCGACGGGCTGAGGCTTCCGAAGGATCCCGTGGTGGCCGGGCTGAAGCAGACGACCTCGCACCGGCCGACGGACGTGCGGGTGCGCCCCAAACCGACCTGGGCCAGGTCGTCGATCCCCTCCGGGGCGTTGTCGTCGACGAGCAGCGGCCCGAAGGAGGGCGACTTGTTCTCGAATACGGCGACATCGTAGAGGTCGGGGATCTCGGACGGGTTCGTCGGTGTCGCGGGAGCGAGCGGATCGAGCTCGGCGGGTGGGAGCATCACCCGGTTCTGGCGCGCTGCCGCGATGGAGATCCATTCGCCGGTGAGCGGGTCCTGCCGCATCGTCGCGGTGGCCGGTCGAGGTGCGGGCTCCCGGAGGTCGGGCTTGCGCTCCGGGCCGAGCGTCGTGTCGGCGTCGTCGTAATAGATGAGGTCCCGACCGTCGGAGAGACGGGTGGGACGCTTCGTGATCGAGGCCATGCCATCCTTTCGATTGCGAAAGCGAGGATACCGCTTCCGCTTTCGTATTGACAAGCAATCGCAAGCGCTCCAGCATGGGCGTATGAGCGAAGCCCTCCCCGCGGCGCTCCGGCGCGAACGAATGCTCGAGCTGATCGGGCGCGCCGGCTTCGCCCGGGTGTCCGACCTGAGCGAGGCGTTCCAGGTCTCCGATGTCACCGTCCGCAGCGACCTGGATGCGCTCGACCGCGAGCAGAGCATCC is from Leifsonia sp. 466MF and encodes:
- the galT gene encoding galactose-1-phosphate uridylyltransferase; the protein is MASITKRPTRLSDGRDLIYYDDADTTLGPERKPDLREPAPRPATATMRQDPLTGEWISIAAARQNRVMLPPAELDPLAPATPTNPSEIPDLYDVAVFENKSPSFGPLLVDDNAPEGIDDLAQVGLGRTRTSVGRCEVVCFSPATTGSFGSLSPSRARTVIEAWADRTTELSALPGVRQVFPFENRGEAIGVTLHHPHGQIYAYPYITPRTSALIRSLDAYGPTLFADILERERASERVVLAGEHWTAYVPFAARWPVEIHVLPHRHVADISETNAAERDELATLYLRVLRGVDALYDSPTPYIAAWHQAPVGVRRDEIRLMLQLTSPRRGADKLKFLAGSESAMGAWVGDIPPEQAAAALREAVARADRDNPVGELPVSVTGLVTEPVAAPAGAASTSDREADR